The following proteins are encoded in a genomic region of Drosophila willistoni isolate 14030-0811.24 chromosome 2L unlocalized genomic scaffold, UCI_dwil_1.1 Seg196, whole genome shotgun sequence:
- the LOC6640237 gene encoding serrate RNA effector molecule homolog isoform X2: MADSDDEYDRKRRDKFRGERSDSYRTERRDERRPISSSGGARDEWNPFRGSSAAGGGGGGGARHRPDYSDYRSPGGGGPRARYGSPGREMPPAKRMRPDWPDEGMRSNPRFGGYDPYMMQAWNEHYQSLHYSHGGGHMPIARETSGPGIGNDTQTQPAMLTLKQFLDTQDENISDSEVMRKYTEYKTDFKRQQLNEFFVAHKDEEWFKNKYHPEDSVRRSDEQRGFLQRRSSVFVELLENGTIGSVKVDSSQADPLVRVLDMCVIKLEGGTDEDLKILDEKPKEPLVFERKIEPIQTTAALAAATATPKSPKKNENDNGVAVVVSPQKNDLKPVNSDEENWETDKKSDENDKNDNEQGDGDKKGGESSKKQLKKKKKTKKRKRKSSDDDDDESSSSDSESSSSSEEEEDEEELKKKYDVEDGLRTEQKAEQEKDKKEEEAIKAANVEEQPKAEEVQEKIEDEKEKVEEEPKPDVKTEAEAVAEPDAEPKKEEEEKAKEPEDEEKKPETEETSKMETENGESKEETKPTPEPAVESAPAADVIEMETETIDLDKVKDGPQPRALHRTASIFLRNLAPSITKAEIEAICNRSPGYLRVAIADPLVERRWYRRGWITFSRDVNIKEICWSLNNQRLRDCELGAIVNRDLSRRVRPTNGITAHKQVVRSDIKLCAKIAMNLDERFRLWVDEPAPAADGKGETATDATNGSSSGATTYGFNTKNPVLQNITDYLIEEASAEEEELLGLSGDQNDVEGEPIVRDEQLIAVLDRLLLYLRIVHSVDYYNHCEYPYEDEMPNRCGIIHARGPAPMKVTSNDIQEYIKSYEGKLQQFLTKTVLLTDDDIKDLGAKDAETEVEKFVQANTQELAKDKWLCPLSGKKFKGPEFIRKHIFNKHEEKVDEVRKEVQFFNNYLRDPKRPQLPEHPGTTKRPEFEPSRGAGGYRPAMYPPFGGLPYGFAPPMPMGGRGGGRGYQARRPGGFDYRPRSHYRDLDAPQEPY; the protein is encoded by the exons ATGGCCGATTCCGATGATGAATATGATCGCAAGCGACGTGACAAATTCCGCGGCGAGCGTAGTGACAGCTATAGAACCGAGCGGCGCGATGAGCGGCGTCCGATAAGCAGTTCAGGTGGAGCCCGTGATGAATG GAATCCATTCCGTGGCTCTTCGGCCGCGGGTGGTGGCGGTGGAGGCGGAGCACGTCATCGTCCGGACTACAGTGATTATCGTAGTCCCGGCGGAGGAGGCCCAAGAGCACGCTATGGCTCACCAGGAAGAGAAATGCCGCCAGCCAAACGTATGCGTCCCGACTGGCCAGACGAGGGGATGCGCTCAAATCCTAGATTTGGTG GCTATGATCCATATATGATGCAAGCATGGAATGAACATTATCAATCTTTACACTATTCGCATGGCGGTGGACATATGCCCATTGCACGTGAAACTTCTGGTCCTGGCATCGGCAATGATACACAAACCCAACCAGCCATGTTGACATTGAAACAATTTCTGGATACCCAAGATGAGAATATATCCGATTCGGAAGTGATGCGCAAATATACTGAATATAAAACGGATTTCAAACGTCAGCAGCTCAATGAGTTCTTTGTGGCTCACAAGGATGAGGAATG GTTCAAGAACAAATACCATCCCGAGGATAGTGTTCGACGTAGCGATGAGCAACGTGGTTTCCTTCAG CGCCGTTCATCTGTGTTCGTAGAATTGCTGGAGAATGGCACCATTGGCAGTGTTAAAGTGGATTCCTCTCAGGCAGATCCTTTGGTGCGTGTCCTGGACATGTGTGTAATTAAGCTAGAAGGCGGCACCGATGAGGATCTTAAGATACTTGATGAAAAGCCAAAGGAACCCTTGGTCTTTGAGCGCAAAATTGAACCCATTCAGACAACGGCTGctcttgctgctgctactgctacaCCCAAGAGTCCCAAGAAGAACGAGAATGACAATGGGGTGGCAGTTGTAGTGTCGCCACAGAAAAATGACTTGAAGCCTGTGAATTCCGATGAAGAGAACTGGGAGACAGATAAGAAATCTGATGAGAATGATAAGAATGATAATGAGCAGGGCGATGGCGATAAGAAAGGCGGCGAGAGCAGCAAAAAGCaattgaagaagaaaaagaaaactaagaAACGTAAACGCAAGAGCAgcgatgatgacgatgatgagaGTTCTTCATCAGATTCCGAGTCCAGTTCAAGTTCAGAGGAGGAAGAAGATGAAGAGGAGCTTAAGAAAAAATATGATGTAGAAGATGGACTAAGGACAGAACAAAAGGCagaacaagaaaaagataaaaaagaagaagaggcAATAAAGGCAGCTAATGTGGAGGAACAGCCGAAAGCAGAGGAAGTGCAAGAGAAAATCGAGGATGAGAAGGAGAAGGTGGAGGAGGAGCCAAAGCCAGATGTAAAAACTGAAGCCGAAGCGGTCGCAGAACCGGACGCAGAGCCGAAGAAGGAAGAGGAGGAGAAGGCAAAGGAGCCAGAGGACGAAGAAAAGAAACCTGAAACTGAAGAGACATCCAAAATGGAAACTGAAAATGGTGAAAGCAAAGAAGAGACTAAACCAACACCAGAACCAGCCGTGGAGTCTGCGCCTGCAGCTGATGTCATTGAAATGGAAACCGAAACCATTGATCTAGATAAGGTCAAGGATGGGCCACAACCACGTGCCCTACATCGCACTGCCTCCATTTTCCTACGCAATTTGGCTCCATCCATAACCAAAGCCGAAATTGAAGCCATCTGCAATCGTTCACCGGGCTATCTACGTGTGGCCATAGCCGATCCTTTGGTGGAGCGTCGTTGGTATCGTCGTGGCTGGATCACCTTCAGTCGCGATGTCAATATCAAGGAGATATGCTGGAGTCTAAACAATCAACGTTTGCGCGATTGTGAGCTGGGTGCCATTGTCAATAGGGATTTGAGTCGTCGTGTGAGGCCAACAAACGGAATTACAGCCCATAAACAGGTGGTGCGATCCGATATAAAGCTGTGCGCTAAAATTGCCATGAATCTGGATGAACGTTTCCGTCTGTGGGTGGATGaaccagcaccagcagcagatGGAAAGGGGGAGACAGCAACAGATGCCACCAATGGATCAAGTAGTGGTGCTACTACCTACGGCTTCAATACCAAGAATCCAGTGCTCCAAAATATAACCGATTACCTCATTGAAGAAGCCTCTGCGGAGGAGGAAGAACTCTTGGGACTCTCGGGCGATCAGAATGATGTCGAGGGTGAACCCATCGTAAGGGATGAGCAATTGATTGCCGTCTTGGACCGTCTTCTTCTCTATCTACGCATTGTTCATTCGGTGGACTATTACAATCACTGCGAATATCCTTATGAGGATGAGATGCCCAATCGTTGTGGCATCATTCATGCCCGTGGCCCCGCCCCCATGAAAGTGACCAGCAATGACATTCAAGAGTACATTAAAAGCTATGAGGGTAAACTACAACAGTTCCTTACCAAAACTGTTCTCCTAACCGACGATGACATCAAAGATCTGGGCGCCAAGGATGCCGAAACTGAAGTGGAGAAGTTTGTTCAGGCGAATACTCAAGAATTGGCCAAGGACAAATGGTTATGCCCGCTCTCGGGCAAGAAATTCAAGGGCCCCGAATTCATACGCAAACACATTTTCAACAAGCATGAGGAAAAGGTCGACGAAGTGCGCAAAGAAGTTCAGttctttaataattatttacgGGATCCCAAGCGTCCGCAGCTACCCGAACATCCGGGTACAACGAAACGCCCAGAATTCGAACCATCTCGTGGAGCAGGCGG CTATCGTCCGGCTATGTATCCGCCATTTGGAGGTCTACCCTATGGTTTTGCCCCACCCATGCCCATGGGTGGACGTGGAGGTGGACGTGGTTATCAAGCACGCAG ACCCGGTGGTTTTGATTATCGACCCAGATCACACTACCGGGACTTGGATGCCCCGCAAGAGCCGtactaa
- the LOC6640237 gene encoding serrate RNA effector molecule homolog isoform X1, with the protein MADSDDEYDRKRRDKFRGERSDSYRTERRDERRPISSSGGARDEWNPFRGSSAAGGGGGGGARHRPDYSDYRSPGGGGPRARYGSPGREMPPAKRMRPDWPDEGMRSNPRFGGYDPYMMQAWNEHYQSLHYSHGGGHMPIARETSGPGIGNDTQTQPAMLTLKQFLDTQDENISDSEVMRKYTEYKTDFKRQQLNEFFVAHKDEEWFKNKYHPEDSVRRSDEQRGFLQRRSSVFVELLENGTIGSVKVDSSQADPLVRVLDMCVIKLEGGTDEDLKILDEKPKEPLVFERKIEPIQTTAALAAATATPKSPKKNENDNGVAVVVSPQKNDLKPVNSDEENWETDKKSDENDKNDNEQGDGDKKGGESSKKQLKKKKKTKKRKRKSSDDDDDESSSSDSESSSSSEEEEDEEELKKKYDVEDGLRTEQKAEQEKDKKEEEAIKAANVEEQPKAEEVQEKIEDEKEKVEEEPKPDVKTEAEAVAEPDAEPKKEEEEKAKEPEDEEKKPETEETSKMETENGESKEETKPTPEPAVESAPAADVIEMETETIDLDKVKDGPQPRALHRTASIFLRNLAPSITKAEIEAICNRSPGYLRVAIADPLVERRWYRRGWITFSRDVNIKEICWSLNNQRLRDCELGAIVNRDLSRRVRPTNGITAHKQVVRSDIKLCAKIAMNLDERFRLWVDEPAPAADGKGETATDATNGSSSGATTYGFNTKNPVLQNITDYLIEEASAEEEELLGLSGDQNDVEGEPIVRDEQLIAVLDRLLLYLRIVHSVDYYNHCEYPYEDEMPNRCGIIHARGPAPMKVTSNDIQEYIKSYEGKLQQFLTKTVLLTDDDIKDLGAKDAETEVEKFVQANTQELAKDKWLCPLSGKKFKGPEFIRKHIFNKHEEKVDEVRKEVQFFNNYLRDPKRPQLPEHPGTTKRPEFEPSRGAGGYRPAMYPPFGGLPYGFAPPMPMGGRGGGRGYQARRELPLEHQRRVIGYHDLDAPANSDRENAF; encoded by the exons ATGGCCGATTCCGATGATGAATATGATCGCAAGCGACGTGACAAATTCCGCGGCGAGCGTAGTGACAGCTATAGAACCGAGCGGCGCGATGAGCGGCGTCCGATAAGCAGTTCAGGTGGAGCCCGTGATGAATG GAATCCATTCCGTGGCTCTTCGGCCGCGGGTGGTGGCGGTGGAGGCGGAGCACGTCATCGTCCGGACTACAGTGATTATCGTAGTCCCGGCGGAGGAGGCCCAAGAGCACGCTATGGCTCACCAGGAAGAGAAATGCCGCCAGCCAAACGTATGCGTCCCGACTGGCCAGACGAGGGGATGCGCTCAAATCCTAGATTTGGTG GCTATGATCCATATATGATGCAAGCATGGAATGAACATTATCAATCTTTACACTATTCGCATGGCGGTGGACATATGCCCATTGCACGTGAAACTTCTGGTCCTGGCATCGGCAATGATACACAAACCCAACCAGCCATGTTGACATTGAAACAATTTCTGGATACCCAAGATGAGAATATATCCGATTCGGAAGTGATGCGCAAATATACTGAATATAAAACGGATTTCAAACGTCAGCAGCTCAATGAGTTCTTTGTGGCTCACAAGGATGAGGAATG GTTCAAGAACAAATACCATCCCGAGGATAGTGTTCGACGTAGCGATGAGCAACGTGGTTTCCTTCAG CGCCGTTCATCTGTGTTCGTAGAATTGCTGGAGAATGGCACCATTGGCAGTGTTAAAGTGGATTCCTCTCAGGCAGATCCTTTGGTGCGTGTCCTGGACATGTGTGTAATTAAGCTAGAAGGCGGCACCGATGAGGATCTTAAGATACTTGATGAAAAGCCAAAGGAACCCTTGGTCTTTGAGCGCAAAATTGAACCCATTCAGACAACGGCTGctcttgctgctgctactgctacaCCCAAGAGTCCCAAGAAGAACGAGAATGACAATGGGGTGGCAGTTGTAGTGTCGCCACAGAAAAATGACTTGAAGCCTGTGAATTCCGATGAAGAGAACTGGGAGACAGATAAGAAATCTGATGAGAATGATAAGAATGATAATGAGCAGGGCGATGGCGATAAGAAAGGCGGCGAGAGCAGCAAAAAGCaattgaagaagaaaaagaaaactaagaAACGTAAACGCAAGAGCAgcgatgatgacgatgatgagaGTTCTTCATCAGATTCCGAGTCCAGTTCAAGTTCAGAGGAGGAAGAAGATGAAGAGGAGCTTAAGAAAAAATATGATGTAGAAGATGGACTAAGGACAGAACAAAAGGCagaacaagaaaaagataaaaaagaagaagaggcAATAAAGGCAGCTAATGTGGAGGAACAGCCGAAAGCAGAGGAAGTGCAAGAGAAAATCGAGGATGAGAAGGAGAAGGTGGAGGAGGAGCCAAAGCCAGATGTAAAAACTGAAGCCGAAGCGGTCGCAGAACCGGACGCAGAGCCGAAGAAGGAAGAGGAGGAGAAGGCAAAGGAGCCAGAGGACGAAGAAAAGAAACCTGAAACTGAAGAGACATCCAAAATGGAAACTGAAAATGGTGAAAGCAAAGAAGAGACTAAACCAACACCAGAACCAGCCGTGGAGTCTGCGCCTGCAGCTGATGTCATTGAAATGGAAACCGAAACCATTGATCTAGATAAGGTCAAGGATGGGCCACAACCACGTGCCCTACATCGCACTGCCTCCATTTTCCTACGCAATTTGGCTCCATCCATAACCAAAGCCGAAATTGAAGCCATCTGCAATCGTTCACCGGGCTATCTACGTGTGGCCATAGCCGATCCTTTGGTGGAGCGTCGTTGGTATCGTCGTGGCTGGATCACCTTCAGTCGCGATGTCAATATCAAGGAGATATGCTGGAGTCTAAACAATCAACGTTTGCGCGATTGTGAGCTGGGTGCCATTGTCAATAGGGATTTGAGTCGTCGTGTGAGGCCAACAAACGGAATTACAGCCCATAAACAGGTGGTGCGATCCGATATAAAGCTGTGCGCTAAAATTGCCATGAATCTGGATGAACGTTTCCGTCTGTGGGTGGATGaaccagcaccagcagcagatGGAAAGGGGGAGACAGCAACAGATGCCACCAATGGATCAAGTAGTGGTGCTACTACCTACGGCTTCAATACCAAGAATCCAGTGCTCCAAAATATAACCGATTACCTCATTGAAGAAGCCTCTGCGGAGGAGGAAGAACTCTTGGGACTCTCGGGCGATCAGAATGATGTCGAGGGTGAACCCATCGTAAGGGATGAGCAATTGATTGCCGTCTTGGACCGTCTTCTTCTCTATCTACGCATTGTTCATTCGGTGGACTATTACAATCACTGCGAATATCCTTATGAGGATGAGATGCCCAATCGTTGTGGCATCATTCATGCCCGTGGCCCCGCCCCCATGAAAGTGACCAGCAATGACATTCAAGAGTACATTAAAAGCTATGAGGGTAAACTACAACAGTTCCTTACCAAAACTGTTCTCCTAACCGACGATGACATCAAAGATCTGGGCGCCAAGGATGCCGAAACTGAAGTGGAGAAGTTTGTTCAGGCGAATACTCAAGAATTGGCCAAGGACAAATGGTTATGCCCGCTCTCGGGCAAGAAATTCAAGGGCCCCGAATTCATACGCAAACACATTTTCAACAAGCATGAGGAAAAGGTCGACGAAGTGCGCAAAGAAGTTCAGttctttaataattatttacgGGATCCCAAGCGTCCGCAGCTACCCGAACATCCGGGTACAACGAAACGCCCAGAATTCGAACCATCTCGTGGAGCAGGCGG CTATCGTCCGGCTATGTATCCGCCATTTGGAGGTCTACCCTATGGTTTTGCCCCACCCATGCCCATGGGTGGACGTGGAGGTGGACGTGGTTATCAAGCACGCAG AGAATTGCCTTTGGAACACCAGCGCCGGGTTATCGGTTACCATGATTTGGATGCACCAGCAAATTCCGACAGAGAAAACGCGTTTTAA